Proteins from a single region of Desulfobacter postgatei 2ac9:
- a CDS encoding type I glyceraldehyde-3-phosphate dehydrogenase, with translation MSTERSKILGINGLGRIGKLTLWHHAGRKFFNEIVINVGREVGTGMDDLIHYIERDSTYGRLEAFIHGFRAEPVITDVDPGSGTFMVNGVKVKILSTDRNPKDIAWAQNNVELVVDTTGQFLDPNLESDAPKGSIRGHLEAGARKVIASAPFKLKQGAVIPDDAVTTVMGINDKDFNPVRHCLISNASCTTTCLAHMIKPLMDAFGVDRLLSASMATVHAATGSQQVLDRLPQAGKTDLRKNRSIMNNIILTTTGAAKALQQVIPEMANIGFIAESVRIPTATGSLIILVINLQEELDKPPVRRDLINQIYQDTAQKQSDGYLIFTEKQNVSSDIIGTPRAAAVIEGHETHTRTACLSINPKHMQGIDKDVLENIKDRVCAIQVTQAVIYGWYDNEMASYVNMLGERTVTVAESME, from the coding sequence ATGAGTACAGAGAGATCAAAGATCCTGGGCATTAACGGACTTGGAAGAATTGGAAAGCTGACGTTATGGCACCATGCCGGCAGAAAATTTTTTAACGAAATCGTCATCAATGTGGGCAGAGAGGTCGGCACCGGCATGGATGATCTCATCCATTACATTGAACGGGATTCCACATACGGTCGTCTGGAGGCATTTATACACGGCTTTAGGGCAGAACCCGTTATCACGGATGTGGATCCCGGTTCCGGCACGTTTATGGTGAATGGGGTAAAAGTAAAAATCCTTTCCACAGACCGCAATCCAAAAGATATCGCATGGGCGCAGAATAATGTGGAGCTGGTGGTGGATACCACGGGCCAGTTTCTTGATCCCAATCTCGAATCAGATGCGCCAAAGGGATCCATCCGCGGACACCTGGAGGCAGGGGCCAGGAAAGTCATTGCCTCTGCACCCTTTAAACTCAAACAAGGTGCCGTGATTCCCGATGATGCCGTCACCACGGTCATGGGCATCAACGATAAAGATTTTAACCCTGTGCGCCACTGTCTGATTTCCAATGCATCCTGCACCACCACTTGTCTTGCCCACATGATCAAGCCATTGATGGATGCGTTTGGCGTGGATCGTTTGCTCTCCGCATCCATGGCCACGGTTCATGCGGCCACTGGCTCACAGCAAGTACTGGACCGTCTGCCCCAAGCCGGAAAAACCGATCTGAGAAAAAACCGGTCCATCATGAATAACATCATTTTAACCACCACAGGTGCGGCCAAGGCATTGCAGCAGGTTATCCCGGAAATGGCCAATATCGGTTTCATTGCCGAGTCCGTGCGTATCCCCACCGCCACCGGATCTTTGATCATTCTGGTCATCAACCTGCAGGAAGAACTGGATAAGCCCCCGGTCAGAAGGGACCTGATCAACCAGATCTATCAAGACACGGCCCAAAAACAGTCCGACGGTTATCTGATCTTTACAGAGAAACAGAACGTCTCCTCGGATATCATTGGTACTCCCAGGGCCGCGGCAGTCATTGAGGGTCATGAAACCCATACCCGCACGGCCTGCCTTTCCATTAATCCCAAGCACATGCAGGGCATTGACAAAGATGTGCTGGAAAATATCAAGGATCGTGTCTGCGCCATCCAGGTCACCCAGGCAGTCATTTATGGATGGTACGACAATGAAATGGCGTCCTATGTAAACATGCTGGGGGAGAGAACCGTGACCGTTGCCGAGTCCATGGAATAA